The Candidatus Beckwithbacteria bacterium genome has a window encoding:
- a CDS encoding glycosyltransferase family 4 protein, translating to MHIVQICQRFYYGHGQEIHVYNLSNELARLGHKITIVTSDINASDIFKKDLKLHENINIMISKAIKIKYPTNQLLFPNLGEELLQMNNVDIIHAHGAMCYSSLVGLTIAKTKKIPFVFTPHFHPWRFFEQRPYRYIREAYEKTFTIPIMRESSAVIAVSPFEKNYLVVRRKLSQEKIHVVANGINAFYYPSVVSRRAVRQHHDIPENKRYLIAFGTKTDPRKGVDRTLQVFDLINKKIPETQLIIVGWKYKKKADHIANLMDALPCKKNVTTLGYVSEDEKVALIKMSDVLISPTSYEAFGIILGEAMMLKVPVVVTRVGGTPFIVRHRKTGLTVGRYNSINKFAQYTLELLRDNKLRERMGEEGKRLVKKYFTWKKITKDVNRVYLSVLKKQ from the coding sequence GGGCATAAAATTACTATTGTTACTTCTGATATCAATGCTTCTGATATTTTCAAAAAAGACCTAAAATTACATGAAAATATTAATATCATGATTAGTAAAGCCATAAAGATAAAATATCCAACAAACCAACTATTGTTCCCAAATTTAGGAGAAGAGTTACTACAAATGAATAATGTCGACATTATTCATGCTCATGGGGCAATGTGTTATTCGTCTCTTGTTGGTTTGACTATTGCTAAGACTAAGAAAATTCCTTTTGTCTTTACACCACACTTTCACCCATGGAGATTCTTTGAACAAAGGCCATACCGTTATATACGAGAGGCTTACGAAAAAACTTTTACTATTCCAATTATGCGGGAATCATCGGCAGTGATTGCAGTTTCTCCATTTGAAAAAAATTATTTAGTTGTGCGTCGTAAGCTTTCTCAGGAAAAAATTCATGTCGTTGCCAATGGAATTAACGCTTTTTACTACCCCTCTGTTGTGTCGCGACGAGCGGTTCGCCAGCACCATGATATTCCAGAAAATAAACGATATCTTATCGCTTTTGGTACAAAAACTGATCCTCGAAAAGGAGTTGATCGTACACTCCAGGTTTTTGACCTAATCAATAAAAAAATTCCTGAAACACAACTTATAATCGTTGGCTGGAAGTATAAAAAGAAGGCTGACCACATTGCAAATCTAATGGATGCCTTGCCTTGTAAAAAAAACGTCACAACCCTTGGTTATGTATCTGAGGATGAAAAAGTGGCATTAATAAAAATGAGTGACGTCCTCATTTCCCCCACAAGCTATGAAGCTTTTGGAATTATTCTTGGAGAAGCGATGATGTTAAAAGTTCCAGTCGTAGTGACCAGAGTTGGCGGGACACCCTTTATTGTTCGACATCGAAAAACTGGACTTACCGTCGGTAGATATAATAGCATTAATAAATTTGCACAATATACACTAGAATTACTCCGAGATAACAAGCTACGTGAGCGTATGGGAGAAGAAGGAAAACGACTGGTTAAAAAATACTTTACGTGGAAAAAAATTACAAAGGATGTTAATCGAGTATATTTAAGTGTACTTAAAAAGCAATAA
- a CDS encoding glycosyltransferase has product MIKNLAKRIIYVSSYIPRHCGIATYTKNLTNAVNLLNPYHLAKIIAVNRGQESLDYPKEVKFVLNHLQPHDYLKAAEFINHSGADLVSLQHEFGLFGGQCGDYLLPFINALKLPLVTTIHSLSDDPRSRHGLILKKIIAKSQAVTVMINQSRQKLVKDYGIPTQKIVVIPHGIPDLAYCSTDKYKRKKKLAKRLILGNINLITQSKGIEYSLKAVAIIKQHLPQVLYLVIGKTHPVVLQRDGEAYRQSLKKMIKQLGIRDNVKFINQYLSLEKLILWLRTIDIYVTPYLSPQQSASGALSYALGAGKFCISTPYLYAREVLSHNRGILVPFRNYQALAQKVIYYWQNPKQRQEIEKNAYSLGRLMTWPNVALQHLNLFKLIINRHKALIAF; this is encoded by the coding sequence ATGATAAAAAATTTAGCCAAGCGGATTATTTATGTATCCTCGTATATTCCTCGGCACTGTGGCATTGCCACTTATACTAAAAACCTGACTAATGCCGTTAATCTCTTAAATCCTTATCACTTAGCTAAAATTATTGCTGTCAACCGGGGACAAGAAAGTCTGGATTATCCCAAAGAGGTTAAGTTTGTTTTAAACCACCTTCAGCCCCACGACTATCTTAAAGCGGCCGAGTTCATTAATCATTCCGGGGCAGACTTAGTTTCTCTTCAGCATGAATTTGGCCTTTTCGGTGGCCAATGTGGTGATTATTTACTGCCATTTATTAATGCTTTAAAATTACCTCTCGTCACCACTATTCACAGCCTTTCCGATGACCCTCGGTCTCGCCACGGCCTGATTCTGAAAAAGATCATTGCCAAATCACAAGCGGTTACGGTCATGATCAATCAAAGCCGGCAAAAATTAGTTAAAGATTATGGCATCCCGACACAAAAAATTGTGGTTATTCCTCATGGTATTCCGGACTTAGCTTACTGCTCCACAGACAAATATAAACGAAAAAAGAAATTGGCCAAGCGTTTAATTTTAGGCAACATCAATCTGATTACTCAAAGCAAAGGAATTGAATATTCTTTAAAAGCGGTCGCCATCATCAAACAGCACCTTCCTCAGGTTTTATACCTGGTTATCGGGAAAACCCATCCTGTTGTCCTTCAGCGTGACGGCGAAGCTTATCGCCAATCCCTTAAAAAAATGATTAAACAATTAGGCATTAGAGATAATGTTAAATTTATCAATCAATATCTTTCCCTCGAGAAGTTAATTTTATGGTTAAGAACAATCGATATTTATGTCACACCTTATTTATCGCCTCAACAATCTGCCTCCGGAGCCTTAAGTTATGCGCTTGGAGCCGGGAAATTTTGCATTTCCACGCCTTATCTTTATGCCCGAGAAGTTCTTTCCCATAACCGGGGGATCTTAGTTCCTTTTCGTAATTATCAGGCACTGGCCCAGAAAGTAATTTATTATTGGCAAAATCCAAAACAAAGGCAGGAAATAGAGAAGAATGCTTATAGTCTTGGTCGGTTAATGACTTGGCCTAACGTTGCTCTTCAGCACCTTAATCTGTTTAAGCTGATAATCAATCGCCATAAGGCACTTATTGCTTTTTAA
- a CDS encoding pesticidal protein Cry7Aa, translating to MLKIKDEGIILEKTHREFEAKAVLNPACIQVNDVTHMFYRAINQNDISSIGYCQLVNNKVVKRLPKPILFPENEYEKKGVEDPRITFFQGTYYLFYTAYDGQNARIAYATSQDLIHFAKHGLISPAISYDKAEDIFRESKIKERYRMFEMFYKEKKGQDVLLYEKDASLFPQKFHHKFAMLHRILPGIQIIYFKDFSKLSEHFWRHYLKNLGNFIVLEPLFWYESRNVGGGCPPIKTKDGWLIIYHAVEDTPLGKIYHAGAALLDLKNPTKVLGRLKEPLFSPRIYWEKTGTVNNVVFPTGAVVKDGTLYIYYGAADNRIGAKSVKLASLVAAIKKS from the coding sequence ATGTTAAAAATTAAAGACGAGGGAATAATTTTAGAGAAAACCCATCGGGAATTTGAAGCCAAAGCTGTTCTCAATCCGGCCTGCATTCAGGTTAATGACGTTACCCACATGTTTTATCGGGCAATCAACCAAAATGACATTTCTTCCATTGGCTACTGCCAGTTGGTCAACAACAAGGTTGTTAAAAGACTACCCAAGCCAATTCTCTTTCCTGAAAACGAATACGAAAAAAAAGGCGTGGAAGATCCCCGGATTACCTTTTTTCAAGGAACATATTATCTTTTCTATACTGCTTATGATGGCCAAAACGCCCGCATTGCTTATGCTACCAGTCAGGACCTTATTCATTTTGCTAAACACGGCCTGATTTCGCCGGCAATCTCTTATGATAAGGCCGAAGACATTTTCCGTGAGTCAAAAATTAAAGAGCGGTATCGCATGTTCGAGATGTTCTACAAAGAAAAAAAAGGGCAAGATGTTTTACTTTATGAAAAAGACGCCTCTCTTTTTCCCCAAAAATTCCATCATAAATTTGCCATGCTTCATCGGATTCTGCCTGGAATTCAAATAATTTACTTTAAAGATTTTTCGAAGTTATCAGAACATTTCTGGCGTCATTATTTAAAAAATTTAGGCAATTTTATTGTCCTTGAGCCTCTTTTTTGGTATGAAAGCCGCAATGTTGGCGGCGGCTGTCCGCCGATTAAAACAAAAGACGGTTGGTTAATTATCTATCATGCGGTTGAAGATACACCCTTGGGGAAGATTTATCACGCCGGCGCCGCCTTGCTTGATCTTAAAAATCCCACTAAAGTTCTCGGTCGATTAAAAGAACCTCTGTTTTCACCCCGCATTTATTGGGAAAAAACCGGCACTGTCAATAACGTTGTCTTTCCCACCGGTGCAGTCGTCAAAGACGGGACTCTTTATATTTATTATGGCGCCGCTGACAACCGTATTGGTGCCAAATCAGTCAAGCTTGCCTCTCTTGTGGCCGCCATAAAAAAATCATGA
- a CDS encoding glycosyltransferase, producing MLKQIAMISYHTCPLAAEEGKETGGMNVYVLELSKELAKQGWKVDIFTRAQGLNCSKIVNFRPNLRVIHLSAGVRGYISKKELPRYIDEFTQKVINFIHKEKISYRVLHAHYFMSGLIGANLIKEAFPNLPLIMHFHTLALMKNLVARDEGERESEYRVKSEFKLVKIADKIIASSLNDKTFISTLYNCPDEKIRVIAPGVDIKLFHPIAREKALKFIKEPETSKIILFVGRVEPLKGVDVLMYALKICLKKRPTVNFRLLIVGGNNRSRYFNCKELKRLKSLQETLGLGSIVKFVSQQKQKELPFYYNAADLVVMPSYYETFGMTALEAMACGAPVITTDTSGASEIIGKQRNLIIPVSNPLTLASEIIFSLKQKKNLQTQKQMLSKVRYLSWKKVAQETAKLYREL from the coding sequence ATGCTAAAACAAATTGCGATGATTTCCTACCATACCTGCCCTTTAGCAGCCGAGGAAGGTAAAGAAACCGGCGGAATGAATGTTTATGTGCTGGAGTTATCAAAAGAACTGGCGAAACAGGGGTGGAAAGTGGATATTTTTACCAGAGCGCAAGGTTTAAATTGCAGTAAAATCGTTAATTTCCGGCCAAACCTAAGGGTAATTCACTTAAGCGCCGGGGTTCGAGGGTATATTTCTAAAAAAGAGCTGCCCCGCTACATTGATGAATTTACCCAAAAAGTGATTAATTTTATCCACAAAGAAAAAATCAGCTACCGTGTTTTACACGCTCACTATTTTATGTCCGGTTTAATCGGGGCGAATTTAATCAAAGAAGCGTTCCCGAATTTACCTTTAATCATGCACTTCCACACCCTGGCATTAATGAAAAATCTGGTGGCCAGAGACGAAGGCGAAAGAGAGTCAGAATACCGGGTAAAAAGTGAGTTTAAACTGGTTAAAATAGCGGATAAAATTATTGCCTCTAGTCTAAACGACAAAACCTTTATCAGTACGCTTTATAACTGCCCGGATGAAAAAATCAGAGTGATTGCTCCGGGCGTAGACATAAAGTTATTCCACCCGATAGCCAGAGAAAAAGCCCTGAAATTTATTAAAGAACCGGAAACAAGTAAGATTATTCTTTTTGTTGGCCGGGTGGAGCCGCTAAAAGGAGTGGATGTGTTAATGTATGCTTTGAAAATCTGTTTAAAAAAACGGCCGACAGTCAATTTCCGCCTGTTAATTGTCGGGGGGAATAACCGAAGCCGGTATTTTAACTGTAAGGAGTTAAAAAGACTGAAGTCTTTACAAGAAACTTTAGGTTTGGGTTCAATTGTCAAGTTTGTTTCCCAGCAGAAACAGAAAGAGCTGCCTTTTTATTACAACGCCGCCGATCTGGTAGTGATGCCGTCATATTACGAAACTTTCGGCATGACTGCCCTGGAGGCAATGGCCTGCGGCGCGCCGGTGATTACCACCGATACTTCGGGGGCGTCGGAAATTATCGGCAAACAGCGCAATTTAATTATCCCTGTCAGCAATCCTTTAACCCTGGCATCAGAGATAATATTCAGTTTAAAGCAGAAAAAGAACTTACAGACGCAAAAACAAATGTTAAGTAAAGTCAGATATTTATCCTGGAAAAAAGTGGCCCAAGAAACGGCTAAATTATACCGGGAGCTCTAA
- a CDS encoding M23 family metallopeptidase — protein sequence MILKRLILLCWSMLLMALMLPYQIFRVFVPATRRGRPGSHPISKFFRHTFENKKTRQVVGAGLTIILMFSGLMSNIAAANEPLKTDETVMVSPDSQIETKTSLQHPIKGVLAQGFHGLHKGIDILAPLGTEIRPINSGQVIEISFGRIGWGNTVVVEHEQGLKSRYAHMRDINVVEGQAVDKEVVLGTVGMTGWTTGPHLHLETYQYDKAIDPQSVLPEFP from the coding sequence ATGATTTTAAAAAGGCTGATTTTGCTGTGCTGGTCAATGCTCCTGATGGCATTAATGCTACCCTATCAGATATTTAGGGTGTTTGTGCCGGCTACCAGGAGAGGACGGCCGGGCAGCCACCCAATCTCCAAGTTTTTTAGGCATACATTTGAGAACAAAAAAACCAGGCAGGTGGTCGGGGCGGGTTTGACCATAATCCTCATGTTTTCCGGGTTAATGAGTAATATTGCGGCGGCTAATGAACCCTTAAAAACAGACGAAACGGTGATGGTCAGTCCTGATAGCCAGATTGAAACTAAAACGTCTTTACAACACCCAATTAAGGGGGTACTTGCTCAAGGCTTTCATGGTCTGCACAAGGGTATAGATATTTTAGCACCGCTTGGGACGGAAATTAGGCCAATTAATAGCGGCCAGGTGATTGAGATTAGTTTTGGCCGGATTGGCTGGGGCAATACGGTGGTAGTGGAACATGAACAGGGATTGAAGTCACGTTATGCCCATATGAGAGATATCAACGTTGTTGAAGGACAAGCTGTTGATAAAGAAGTGGTTTTAGGAACTGTCGGTATGACCGGCTGGACGACTGGGCCCCATCTGCATTTGGAAACCTACCAATATGATAAAGCGATTGATCCGCAAAGCGTGCTGCCGGAATTTCCTTAG
- a CDS encoding HIT domain-containing protein gives MFVKDCPHCDPHSSALSHLLKTTKNFYVVCDIHPLVEGHILIIPKDHFPCVGAYPQKLFEEFLNLYHKASAFLKKEYQVMSSFEHGVIGQTVFHSHVHLLPFQGEPEIIVPEGQTNLIPIIQLASLLKTFKKEGKYLFFSIDRKMWLVQTSLGVPRFFRDRFARALGTPERGDWKQMEQNQEIMKQAQEDIIKLEKKWKNLYA, from the coding sequence ATGTTTGTTAAAGATTGCCCTCACTGCGATCCTCATTCATCAGCCCTAAGTCATCTTTTAAAAACTACCAAAAACTTTTATGTTGTTTGTGACATTCACCCTTTAGTAGAAGGTCACATTTTGATTATTCCTAAAGACCATTTTCCCTGCGTTGGCGCCTACCCTCAAAAACTATTTGAAGAATTTTTAAACTTGTATCATAAGGCCTCCGCCTTTCTAAAAAAAGAATATCAAGTCATGAGTAGTTTTGAGCATGGGGTGATTGGCCAAACCGTTTTTCACTCCCATGTTCACCTGCTACCTTTTCAGGGAGAGCCGGAGATAATTGTTCCAGAGGGTCAAACCAATTTGATACCGATAATCCAATTAGCCAGCTTACTTAAAACCTTTAAAAAAGAGGGAAAATATTTGTTTTTTTCTATCGACAGAAAAATGTGGCTGGTTCAAACTAGTTTAGGCGTTCCGCGCTTTTTCCGTGACAGATTTGCCCGGGCGCTGGGAACACCAGAACGCGGGGATTGGAAACAAATGGAGCAGAACCAGGAAATTATGAAACAAGCGCAAGAGGATATAATTAAGCTCGAAAAGAAATGGAAAAATTTATATGCTTAA
- the groL gene encoding chaperonin GroEL (60 kDa chaperone family; promotes refolding of misfolded polypeptides especially under stressful conditions; forms two stacked rings of heptamers to form a barrel-shaped 14mer; ends can be capped by GroES; misfolded proteins enter the barrel where they are refolded when GroES binds) has product MSKQLIFSDDARQKLLKGVNILSKAVVITLGPKGRNVALDKKWGAPNIVHDGVTVAKEIELEDPFENMGAQLIKEAASKTNDVAGDGTTTSTLLAQAIVSQGMKNVTAGANPMLIKKGIDKGVEAIVAEVKKISKPVKTDQEIKQVATISASDANIGAKIAEALKMAGRDGVVEVEESKGFEMTIDHKEGMEFDNGYVSPYFVSNADKMEAEIDDPVILITDKKVTAIADLLPFLEGAVKVTKNIVIIADEIEGEALATLVVNKLRGAFNLLAVKAPGFGDRRKAMLEDIAILTGGSVISEDTGRKLDSVTVEDCGRADKVWADKDNCRIIGGKGIKAAIQARIASIKKEVDRTTSDFDKEKLQERLAKLSGGVAVINVGAATEIELKETQERVKDAVEATKAAVEEGIVPGGGITLLRAAKVLDSVKTINDDEKIGLDILRYALKQPVRLLAENSGVDAGWVVKKVEEGKADFGFNTLTLEFGSMLAQGILDPAKVTRTALQNAASVASMILTTECLICDKPSEDKKNTTPGMGDMGGMGM; this is encoded by the coding sequence ATGTCAAAACAACTTATTTTTTCCGATGATGCCCGCCAAAAACTTTTAAAGGGTGTCAACATTTTATCTAAGGCTGTGGTTATCACCTTGGGCCCCAAAGGCCGCAACGTCGCTTTGGACAAAAAATGGGGCGCTCCCAATATTGTTCATGACGGCGTCACCGTTGCCAAAGAAATTGAGCTGGAAGACCCATTTGAAAATATGGGCGCTCAGTTAATTAAAGAAGCAGCCAGCAAAACCAACGATGTTGCCGGTGACGGCACCACCACGTCGACACTTTTAGCTCAGGCAATTGTGTCCCAGGGAATGAAAAATGTCACTGCCGGCGCCAACCCGATGCTCATTAAAAAAGGCATTGATAAGGGTGTGGAAGCCATTGTCGCCGAAGTTAAAAAGATCAGCAAGCCGGTTAAAACCGACCAGGAAATTAAACAGGTGGCCACTATTTCTGCTTCTGATGCCAACATCGGCGCCAAAATCGCCGAAGCGTTAAAAATGGCCGGCCGCGACGGCGTGGTCGAAGTCGAAGAATCTAAGGGCTTTGAGATGACCATTGATCACAAAGAAGGTATGGAGTTTGACAATGGTTATGTTTCTCCCTATTTTGTCAGCAATGCCGACAAAATGGAGGCGGAAATTGATGACCCGGTTATCTTAATTACCGACAAAAAAGTCACCGCGATTGCCGACCTTTTACCTTTTTTGGAAGGCGCGGTCAAAGTCACCAAAAACATTGTGATTATTGCCGACGAAATTGAAGGCGAAGCCCTAGCGACCCTAGTCGTTAATAAATTGCGCGGCGCCTTTAATTTACTGGCCGTTAAGGCCCCGGGCTTCGGCGATCGGAGAAAAGCCATGTTGGAAGACATTGCGATTTTGACCGGCGGTTCCGTGATTTCCGAAGATACCGGCCGGAAATTAGACAGCGTTACGGTTGAAGACTGCGGTCGGGCGGATAAAGTCTGGGCTGATAAAGACAATTGCCGGATTATCGGCGGTAAAGGCATCAAAGCCGCGATTCAGGCCCGGATTGCTTCGATTAAAAAAGAAGTCGACCGGACTACTTCGGACTTTGATAAAGAAAAATTGCAGGAGCGTCTGGCTAAACTTTCCGGCGGGGTCGCCGTCATTAATGTCGGTGCGGCCACGGAAATTGAGCTGAAAGAAACTCAGGAACGTGTCAAAGACGCCGTTGAGGCCACCAAAGCCGCTGTGGAAGAGGGTATTGTTCCCGGTGGCGGGATTACCCTGCTTCGGGCCGCTAAAGTCCTGGATAGCGTTAAGACAATCAACGACGATGAAAAAATCGGTCTGGATATCTTAAGGTATGCCTTAAAGCAACCGGTTCGACTATTAGCCGAAAACTCCGGCGTTGATGCCGGCTGGGTGGTTAAAAAAGTCGAAGAAGGCAAGGCCGATTTTGGCTTTAACACCCTCACCCTGGAATTCGGTTCCATGTTGGCCCAGGGAATTCTGGATCCGGCCAAAGTTACCCGGACGGCTTTGCAAAACGCCGCCTCGGTCGCCAGCATGATTCTGACCACCGAGTGTCTGATTTGTGACAAACCCAGTGAGGACAAGAAAAATACCACTCCGGGCATGGGCGACATGGGCGGTATGGGGATGTAA
- a CDS encoding co-chaperone GroES → MAKPNFQPTAGYILVEPVAQQKKTASGIYLPDSHDEKPQQAKVLAIGPEEVTDSGAKRPAPCKVNDTIIYKKWGGNEVKLGLTDKDEILFIEFKDVLAIIVK, encoded by the coding sequence ATGGCTAAGCCCAATTTTCAGCCCACTGCCGGCTATATTTTAGTTGAACCGGTCGCTCAACAGAAAAAAACCGCTTCCGGTATTTATCTACCCGATTCCCACGACGAAAAACCCCAGCAAGCCAAAGTTTTGGCGATTGGACCCGAAGAAGTAACCGACTCCGGCGCTAAGCGCCCCGCGCCTTGTAAAGTCAACGACACCATTATCTACAAAAAATGGGGCGGCAACGAAGTTAAATTAGGCCTCACTGACAAAGACGAAATCTTATTTATTGAATTTAAAGACGTATTAGCCATAATCGTCAAATAA
- a CDS encoding adenylyltransferase/cytidyltransferase family protein encodes MAWLTNRGILAPVAYADIFDYPLTREEVIKFSPIKGDSFANAKVSPYWTTSSYFHLPGRQKLVSLRKKRWHFSQLKWQKLKQIKWLFSLIPWIKLVGVTGALSMNNSIENDDIDLLIITSKNRLWLARLLLTALLFFRLRRGHKINNRFCLNLFLDESALILAQQNLYTAHELCQLKPLYNRDQAYQNFLTANSWYKQYLPNFFQGPSFPQGPTLKDKSEKRSDLIGLLMDFFESLAFKFQYFYMKRKITHEKIGRHFAFFHPRPTGEIVLKKYHKATKIILVTGVFDILHIEHKKLLLAAKNQGGILLVGVEADQRVRQLKGPGRPINKLEVRIKNLQKLKLSDEVFPLPEKFDSDEDHSALINQIKPDILAVSSSTPNLAVKRRTMQCSGGRVVIVLPHNPQISTTKIIKSQ; translated from the coding sequence ATGGCGTGGCTAACTAATCGGGGAATTTTAGCCCCCGTTGCCTATGCCGATATTTTTGACTATCCCTTAACCAGAGAAGAAGTCATTAAATTTTCCCCCATTAAAGGAGACTCCTTTGCGAATGCGAAGGTGTCTCCTTATTGGACAACTTCTTCCTATTTTCATCTTCCCGGTCGGCAAAAACTGGTGAGTTTAAGAAAAAAACGTTGGCACTTTAGTCAATTAAAGTGGCAGAAACTTAAGCAAATTAAGTGGCTTTTTTCCCTGATTCCCTGGATAAAATTAGTTGGTGTTACCGGCGCTTTAAGCATGAATAATAGCATTGAAAATGACGACATTGATTTATTAATTATTACTAGTAAAAACCGTCTTTGGTTAGCTCGTTTATTATTAACTGCTTTATTATTTTTTCGTCTTCGCCGCGGCCACAAAATTAACAACCGTTTTTGTCTCAATCTTTTTTTGGACGAATCCGCTTTAATCTTAGCCCAACAAAACCTATATACCGCCCATGAGCTTTGCCAATTAAAACCGCTGTATAATCGTGACCAAGCCTATCAAAATTTTTTAACAGCCAACTCATGGTACAAACAATACTTACCCAACTTTTTCCAAGGCCCCTCCTTTCCTCAAGGTCCGACCTTAAAAGACAAATCTGAAAAAAGGTCGGACCTTATTGGATTATTAATGGATTTTTTTGAATCTTTAGCTTTTAAATTTCAATACTTTTACATGAAGCGAAAAATTACCCACGAAAAAATCGGCCGTCACTTTGCTTTTTTTCATCCCCGGCCGACCGGAGAGATTGTTTTAAAAAAATATCATAAGGCTACAAAAATAATTCTCGTTACCGGCGTTTTCGACATCTTACACATTGAGCATAAAAAACTGCTTTTGGCCGCAAAAAACCAAGGCGGTATTTTATTAGTTGGCGTCGAAGCCGACCAGCGTGTTCGCCAGCTTAAAGGTCCCGGCCGGCCAATTAATAAATTAGAAGTAAGAATAAAAAATTTACAAAAATTAAAGCTTAGCGATGAAGTTTTTCCTCTTCCGGAAAAATTCGATTCTGACGAAGACCATAGCGCTTTAATTAATCAAATTAAGCCGGATATTTTGGCTGTTTCTAGTAGCACTCCAAACCTTGCCGTCAAGCGCCGGACTATGCAGTGCTCCGGCGGCCGCGTCGTCATCGTCCTGCCTCACAACCCCCAAATCTCCACCACCAAAATAATAAAATCTCAATAA
- a CDS encoding extracellular solute-binding protein — translation MSSDVVEPPFPISTAEAPGEGGSLTAPALPVETSGEGVPSTPPPGEPAAPNQVSEPFFKHIFPLLIGAALLFLLFLLVTKVILPKFQKPKVPETITLQYWGLWEPENLMASIISDYQSTHPNVTIQYLLQSSQDYRERLQSSLAKGGGPDIFRWHNTWLPMFKTDLSPIPDTIYSPNEFDTTFYPVVKKDVFFNGHYYGVPLMFDALALYVNEDIFSQDSSLKVPATWDNLRQTAFNLTTRDARGIPTRAGVALGAASNVDNFSDILGLMILQNGGNPGKADTEAVTSALKFYTLFVTQDRSWSDALPNSTLAFATGKVAMIIAPSWRALEIKQTNPKLNFKLYPVPQLPGTNVNWATYWLEGVSKKSANQAAAWDFVKYLSSREALIKLYNSASQSRLFGEPYPRQDMASQLQADPYLGAIVATGLTAQSWPMAANTSDNGLDTKLIKYYEDAINGYLKNQSETDITKNLSQGVSQVLSQYGVAN, via the coding sequence ATGTCTAGCGACGTTGTTGAACCACCCTTTCCGATCTCAACCGCCGAAGCTCCTGGCGAAGGAGGTTCGTTAACCGCCCCGGCCTTGCCCGTCGAAACCTCTGGCGAAGGAGTGCCGTCCACCCCGCCACCAGGCGAGCCGGCCGCCCCTAATCAGGTTTCCGAGCCGTTTTTCAAGCACATTTTCCCGTTATTAATCGGTGCTGCCCTCTTATTTTTACTCTTTCTTTTAGTCACCAAGGTGATTTTGCCAAAATTTCAAAAACCCAAAGTTCCGGAGACAATTACCTTGCAATATTGGGGTCTCTGGGAGCCGGAAAATTTAATGGCCTCCATTATCAGCGACTATCAATCCACTCACCCCAACGTCACCATTCAGTACCTGCTTCAATCGTCTCAGGACTACCGCGAACGGTTGCAGTCCAGCCTGGCTAAAGGCGGCGGCCCGGATATTTTCCGCTGGCACAATACTTGGCTGCCGATGTTTAAAACTGACTTGTCCCCGATCCCGGACACCATTTATTCTCCTAATGAATTTGACACGACTTTTTACCCGGTGGTTAAAAAAGACGTTTTCTTTAACGGACATTACTACGGCGTCCCTTTAATGTTTGATGCTTTGGCCTTATATGTTAATGAAGATATTTTTAGTCAGGATTCCTCTTTAAAGGTGCCGGCCACCTGGGATAACTTGCGCCAAACCGCTTTTAATTTAACCACTAGAGATGCCCGGGGGATTCCCACCCGGGCCGGCGTCGCCTTAGGCGCTGCCAGCAACGTGGATAATTTTTCCGATATTTTAGGCCTGATGATTTTGCAAAACGGCGGCAATCCCGGTAAGGCCGATACAGAAGCCGTCACCTCTGCCTTAAAATTTTATACCCTTTTTGTCACCCAGGATCGTTCTTGGAGTGACGCCTTGCCCAACTCTACCCTGGCTTTTGCTACGGGTAAGGTGGCCATGATAATTGCCCCGTCCTGGCGCGCCCTGGAAATTAAACAGACCAATCCCAAATTAAATTTTAAACTTTATCCTGTTCCTCAACTGCCCGGCACTAATGTTAATTGGGCCACCTATTGGCTTGAAGGAGTTTCCAAAAAATCCGCTAATCAGGCTGCCGCCTGGGATTTTGTTAAATATTTAAGCTCCCGTGAGGCATTAATTAAACTCTATAACTCTGCTTCTCAATCTAGGCTTTTCGGTGAACCCTATCCTCGTCAGGACATGGCCAGCCAGCTTCAAGCCGACCCGTATTTGGGGGCAATTGTTGCTACTGGCTTAACCGCCCAATCTTGGCCGATGGCTGCTAACACTTCTGATAACGGTTTGGACACTAAACTGATTAAATATTATGAAGACGCCATTAATGGTTATCTTAAAAACCAGTCCGAAACCGATATTACCAAAAACTTATCTCAAGGAGTTTCCCAGGTGTTGTCGCAATATGGCGTGGCTAACTAA